The Erigeron canadensis isolate Cc75 chromosome 4, C_canadensis_v1, whole genome shotgun sequence genome window below encodes:
- the LOC122598538 gene encoding uncharacterized protein LOC122598538 isoform X1, producing MATTRYHIHILVFVFIWTFSYGLQDDACRILGCGEGRCVEDHDGSSSYHCECNHGWKTIKVAPMPFPSCIVPNCTTDLPCGGKAPIPPPPPPQPPLNVTNVCSLVWCGDGYCVANGNKHYYCRCHDDAAAFLHSNFSICLKQYIALCVGTLKEDCTHLGFGLVKPPSLLPPPPPSSSGSFNYRKNKVVAYTLTQPIHIIVILMATGFAID from the exons ATGGCGACGACTCGATATCATATCCATAtcttagtttttgttttcatctgGACTTTTTCCTATGGTCTTCAAG ATGATGCATGCCGGATTCTGGGGTGTGGAGAAGGACGATGTGTGGAGGATCACGACGGCTCATCATCATATCACTGTGAGTGTAATCATGGATGGAAAACCATCAAGGTTGCTCCAATGCCATTTCCGTCTTGTATCGTTCCCAATT GTACGACGGATCTCCCATGTGGTGGAAAAGCTCCTATACCGCCTCCCCCTCCCCCGCAACCACCCTTAAACGTCACCAATG TTTGTAGTTTGGTTTGGTGTGGCGATGGTTATTGTGTGGCAAACGGAAATAAGCACTACTATTGTCGATGTCATGACGACGCCGCTGCTTTTCTCCACAGTAATTTCTCCATTTGCTTGAAGCAAT ATATTGCTCTTTGTGTAGGCACTTTGAAAGAAGATTGCACCCATCTTGGTTTTGGTCTAGTAAAACCACCATCActactaccaccaccacctcccAGTAGTTCCGGCTCTTTTAATTATC GAAAAAATAAAGTCGTCGCGTATACACTGACACAGCCAATTCACATTATTGTTATCTTGATGGCAACGGGATTCGCAATAGATTAG
- the LOC122595578 gene encoding pleiotropic drug resistance protein 1-like, whose translation MDGSDIYKASNSIRLGKFRTNSSGGQIRSLRSSSTSLWRNSGMNVFSRSDRDHEENDEEALKWANLEKLPTFDRLKKGLLFGSSGPSNEVDVDNLGIEDRKRLLDRLVHAADEDNEKFLLRLRNRIDRVGIDVPTIEVKFEHLTVEADVNTGSRALPSFINFYLDVAEGVLSYFGLLRNKKKHITILDDVSGIIKPGRMTLLLGPPSSGKTTLLLALAGSLARELQLSGKVTYNGHELHEFVPKKTSAYISQNDLHIGELTVRETLAFSARCQGVGSRYEMLVELTRREKNANIKPDPDIDIYMKAAATEGQEANVVTDYTLKILGLDICADTLVGDRMTRGISGGQKKRVTTGEMLVGPSKVLLMDEISTGLDSSTTFQIVNSLKHYVHILEGTAIISLLQPAPETYDLFDDIVLLSDGKIVYKGPRENVLEFFESVGFKCPERKGVADFLQEVTSKKDQKQYWMRRDQPYRFVTAKEFAKAYESFHIGRRLGNEIATPYDKSKSHPAALTTDKYGLSKKQLFKACFDREILLMKRNSFVYLFKLTQLTIMAFVSMTVFFRTKMHRNGIEDGGLYVGALFFGVTMVMFNGMAEISMTIAKLPVFYKHRNFFFFPSWAYALPTWFVKIPVSLAEAALWTCLTYYVMGFDPNVWRFLKYFLLLVAVNQMSSGLFRFIGSAGRNMIVANTAGSFALLILFALGGFVLSREDVKDWWIWGYWFSPMMYAMNGIVVNEYLGHKFNKPFGNSTLGKVIVTSRGLFAESYWYWIAIAALLGFMLLYNLCYLVSLEFLDSFGKAQSNAAAEEEDRDAGGIEVSSANDAHQNKKRGMVLPFEPHSITFNNINYSVDMPQEMKVQGVSEDRLLLLKDLSGAFRPGVLTALMGVSGAGKTTLMDVLAGRKTGGIVEGDIRISGYPKKQETFARISGYCEQNDIHSPHVTVYESLLYSAWLRLPADVNADARKMFVDEVMELVELNPLRHALVGLPGINGLSTEQRKRLTIAVELVANPSIIFMDEPTSGLDARAAAIVMRTVRNTVDTGRTVVCTIHQPSIDIFEAFDELFLMKRGGKEIYVGPVGRQSCELIKYFEDIEGVSKIKDGYNPATWMLEVTTSSQELAMGVDFTEIYKKSELYTRNNALIAELSEPRPGSNDLYYPSQYSTPFFTQCWACLWKQRLSYWRNPPYTAVRFAFTTFIGLMFGSIFWQLGSKRKTTQDLSNAMGSLYTSVLFLGVQNASAVQPVVDIERTVFYRERAAGMYSALPYAFAQVLVELPYIFIQATVYGLIVYSMIGFDWTATKFFWFLFFFFSCLLYMTFYGMMTVAITPNGDIAAIIAAAFYSLWNLFSGFIIPRPKIPIWWRWYYWANPLAWTLYGLLVSQFGDYDDVLSNGETVKDYLRRYFGYKHDFLGALAGVHVGLVVAFAVIFAYCIRSFNFQKR comes from the exons atggatggAAGTGATATATACAAAGCAAGTAATAGTATAAGGTTAGGAAAGTTTAGAACAAATAGTAGTGGTGGACAAATAAGAAGTTTGAGGTCTTCAAGTACTTCGCTATGGAGGAATTCTGGCATGAACGTTTTTTCAAGATCGGATCGTGATCATGAAGAAAACGATGAAGAGGCTCTTAAATGGGCTAATCTCGAAAAGCTACCAACATTTGACCGTTTGAAGAAAGGTCTTTTGTTTGGATCAAGTGGGCCTTCTAATGAAGTTGATGTCGATAATCTTGGAATCGAAGACAGAAAGCGATTGCTTGATCGCCTTGTACATGCTGCGGATGAAGATAATGAGAAGTTCTTGTTGAGACTTAGAAACAGAATTGACAG GGTTGGAATTGACGTGCCAACAATTGAAGTTAAATTTGAGCATTTGACTGTGGAAGCTGATGTCAATACTGGAAGCAGAGCTTTACCTAGTTTTATCAATTTCTACCTTGATGTTGCGGAG GGTGTCCTGAGTTATTTTGGTTTGCTTCggaataagaaaaaacatataacgATCCTTGACGATGTCAGTGGTATCATCAAACCGGGCAG AATGACATTACTTTTGGGTCCTCCGAGTTCGGGGAAGACAACGTTGCTATTGGCTTTGGCTGGAAGCCTTGCTAGGGAGCTTCAG CTTTCTGGAAAGGTGACGTACAACGGGCATGAGTTACACGAGTTTGTACCCAAGAAAACATCTGCATATATCAGTCAAAATGATCTTCATATTGGAGAACTGACGGTTAGGGAAACATTAGCCTTCTCTGCCCGATGCCAAGGGGTTGGGTCACGTTATG AGATGTTGGTGGAGTTGAcaagaagagagaaaaatgcAAACATCAAGCCAGATCCTGATATTGATATCTACATGAAG GCTGCTGCCACGGAAGGTCAAGAAGCTAATGTGGTAACAGATTATACGCTCAAG ATATTGGGGTTAGACATATGTGCAGACACCTTAGTAGGGGATCGAATGACAAGAGGTATCTCCGGCGGGCAAAAAAAGCGTGTTACAACAG GAGAAATGTTAGTTGGACCATCAAAGGTTCTTCTAATGGATGAGATATCTACTGGTTTGGATAGTTCCACAACTTTCCAAATAGTGAATTCGCTCAAGCATTATGTTCATATTCTTGAGGGAACAGCTATCATATCCCTTCTGCAGCCTGCACCAGAAACATACGATCTATTTGACGATATTGTACTTTTAAGTGATGGTAAAATCGTGTATAAAGGTCCACGCGAaaatgttcttgagttttttgaaTCAGTTGGATTCAAATGCCCAGAGAGGAAAGGCGTTGCAGACTTTTTGCAAGAA GTCACATCAAAGAAAGACCAGAAGCAATATTGGATGAGAAGAGACCAACCTTACAGATTTGTGACAGCAAAGGAATTCGCTAAGGCATACGAATCATTTCATATCGGAAGGAGATTAGGAAACGAAATTGCTACGCCATATGACAAAAGCAAAAGCCACCCTGCAGCTCTTACAACCGACAAATACGGTTTAAGCAAGAAGCAACTGTTTAAAGCTTGCTTTGATAGAGAAATATTGCTTATGAAGAGAAATTCTTTTGTCTACCTCTTCAAACTAACCCAA CTAACAATAATGGCGTTTGTCAGTATGACTGTGTTTTTCCGCACTAAGATGCATAGAAATGGTATAGAAGATGGAGGACTTTATGTTGGTGCTTTGTTCTTTGGCGTCACCATGGTCATGTTCAACGGGATGGCTGAGATTTCAATGACAATCGCAAAGCTTCCTGTTTTCTACAAGCATCggaattttttcttctttccttcATGGGCGTACGCTCTTCCAACATGGTTTGTCAAGATTCCCGTTTCATTAGCTGAAGCCGCACTTTGGACTTGTCTCACTTACTACGTTATGGGATTTGACCCTAATGTCTGGAG ATTTCTCAAATATTTCTTACTACTCGTGGCCGTTAACCAGATGTCATCTGGTTTGTTCCGATTCATTGGGTCTGCGGGTCGCAACATGATTGTTGCAAACACGGCGGGTTCCTTTGCACTTCTCATACTTTTTGCATTGGGTGGATTTGTTTTATCCCGAG aGGATGTGAAAGACTGGTGGATTTGGGGATATTGGTTTTCACCAATGATGTACGCAATGAATGGAATTGTGGTAAATGAATACCTTGGACACAAGTTTAATAAG CCTTTTGGCAACTCAACACTAGGGAAAGTCATTGTTACTTCTCGAGGATTGTTCGCAGAGAGTTACTGGTATTGGATTGCTATCGCGGCTTTGCTCGGTTTCATGTTACTATACAATCTGTGTTATCTTGTGTCTCTCGAGTTTCTTGATT CGTTTGGGAAAGCTCAATCAAATGCAGCAGCAGAGGAGGAAGACCGTGATGCGGGAGGCATTGAAGTGTCATCCGCAAATGACGCACATCAAAACAAGAAAAGAGGAATGGTGCTTCCATTTGAACCACATTCCATTACATTTAATAATATCAACTACTCCGTTGATATGCCACAG GAAATGAAAGTGCAAGGTGTTAGCGAAGACAGATTGTTGCTACTTAAGGATTTAAGTGGAGCTTTTCGACCCGGTGTTCTTACAGCGCTTATGGGGGTTAGTGGTGCTGGTAAAACTACTCTGATGGATGTGCTTGCTGGTAGAAAAACGGGTGGAATTGTAGAGGGCGACATTCGGATTTCTGGTTATCCAAAGAAACAGGAAACTTTTGCTCGAATTTCTGGATACTGTGAACAAAATGACATCCATTCTCCTCATGTTACTGTTTATGAATCCTTGTTGTACTCAGCTTGGCTAAGGTTGCCAGCAGATGTTAATGCAGACGCCAGAAAG ATGTTTGTCGATGAAGTGATGGAGTTGGTGGAACTGAACCCTTTGAGACATGCTCTAGTCGGTTTGCCAGGTATCAATGGACTGTCAACTGAACAGCGAAAAAGGTTAACAATTGCAGTGGAGCTTGTAgctaatccatctataattttTATGGATGAGCCAACCTCGGGTCTAGATGCAAGAGCGGCTGCAATTGTGATGAGAACCGTAAGAAACACAGTTGATACAGGAAGAACAGTTGTATGCACCATTCATCAACCTAGCATCGACATATTTGAAGCTTTTGATGAG TTGTTCTTGATGAAAAGAGGAGGAAAAGAGATATATGTTGGACCCGTTGGTCGTCAATCCTGTGAATTGATTAAGTACTTTGAG GATATCGAAGGGGTGAGTAAAATTAAAGACGGATATAACCCTGCGACTTGGATGTTAGAAGTCACTACTTCCTCTCAGGAATTGGCTATGGGGGTTGATTTCACAGAAATTTACAAGAAATCGGAGCTTTATAC GAGAAACAATGCACTTATAGCGGAACTAAGTGAACCACGCCCTGGATCAAACGACCTCTATTATCCATCTCAATACTCCACACCATTCTTCACACAATGCTGGGCTTGTCTGTGGAAACAACGATTATCATATTGGAGAAACCCTCCGTACACTGCTGTTCGTTTCGCTTTCACCACTTTCATTGGCCTCATGTTTGGATCTATTTTCTGGCAGCTTGGTAGTAAAAG GAAAACAACGCAGGACTTGAGTAACGCTATGGGTTCTCTTTATACCTCGGTTCTCTTCTTAGGAGTCCAGAATGCATCCGCAGTGCAGCCTGTTGTCGACATTGAACGAACTGTTTTCTATAGAGAACGAGCAGCTGGAATGTATTCTGCGTTGCCATATGCCTTTGCACAG GTTTTGGTGGAATTACcgtatatatttatacaagCTACGGTGTATGGTCTTATAGTGTATTCGATGATAGGATTCGACTGGACAGCCACAAAattcttttggtttttgttcttctttttcAGCTGTTTGCTCTACATGACATTCTATGGTATGATGACCGTTGCAATTACTCCCAATGGAGACATCGCTGCCATCATTGCCGCTGCCTTTTACTCGCTATGGAATTTGTTCTCCGGATTCATTATCCCAAGACCT AAAATTCCGATATGGTGGAGGTGGTATTACTGGGCAAATCCATTGGCATGGACACTCTACGGTTTACTTGTGTCACAGTTTGGGGATTATGATGACGTGCTTTCAAACGGAGAGACCGTGAAAGATTATTTGCGTAGATATTTTGGGTACAAACATGACTTCCTTGGTGCCTTGGCTGGTGTTCATGTGGGATTAGTGGTCGCTTTTGCAGTAATATTTGCTTATTGTATCAGATCCTTTAATTTCCAGAAGAGATGA
- the LOC122598538 gene encoding uncharacterized protein LOC122598538 isoform X2, producing MATTRYHIHILVFVFIWTFSYGLQDDACRILGCGEGRCVEDHDGSSSYHCECNHGWKTIKVAPMPFPSCIVPNCTTDLPCGGKAPIPPPPPPQPPLNVTNVCSLVWCGDGYCVANGNKHYYCRCHDDAAAFLHSNFSICLKQCTLKEDCTHLGFGLVKPPSLLPPPPPSSSGSFNYRKNKVVAYTLTQPIHIIVILMATGFAID from the exons ATGGCGACGACTCGATATCATATCCATAtcttagtttttgttttcatctgGACTTTTTCCTATGGTCTTCAAG ATGATGCATGCCGGATTCTGGGGTGTGGAGAAGGACGATGTGTGGAGGATCACGACGGCTCATCATCATATCACTGTGAGTGTAATCATGGATGGAAAACCATCAAGGTTGCTCCAATGCCATTTCCGTCTTGTATCGTTCCCAATT GTACGACGGATCTCCCATGTGGTGGAAAAGCTCCTATACCGCCTCCCCCTCCCCCGCAACCACCCTTAAACGTCACCAATG TTTGTAGTTTGGTTTGGTGTGGCGATGGTTATTGTGTGGCAAACGGAAATAAGCACTACTATTGTCGATGTCATGACGACGCCGCTGCTTTTCTCCACAGTAATTTCTCCATTTGCTTGAAGCAAT GCACTTTGAAAGAAGATTGCACCCATCTTGGTTTTGGTCTAGTAAAACCACCATCActactaccaccaccacctcccAGTAGTTCCGGCTCTTTTAATTATC GAAAAAATAAAGTCGTCGCGTATACACTGACACAGCCAATTCACATTATTGTTATCTTGATGGCAACGGGATTCGCAATAGATTAG